A genomic region of Ignavibacteriota bacterium contains the following coding sequences:
- a CDS encoding glycoside hydrolase family 2 protein — MKTAALVLLVGLIASDCVAGDKPRQVQSCDSDWRFCAGEIPGAERPEFNDAAWLKVNVPHDWSIEGLAPSTKKVDDPSEIAVVIGEWRFSKGDDLRWKDTTWNDASWQTVKLPSTWEEHSNYTENNMFGWFRREVTIPTELQGKDIILNLGRIDDADETYFNGVKVGGMGQFPPHYVTAWDIGRRYRVPHDLIHYGVTNRIAVRVFDGIQGGGIYSDGTNVVEGQFESGSPGGSGAGYINAGTGWYRKEFRLPASFRGKRVVVEFDGVYMDSDVWLNGEHLGNRPYGYSSFQYDVTPHLKFGERNVLAVRARVQQPCSRWYSGAGIYRHVRLVATDSVHIAQWGTSVTTPEVSKREASVRVETKVLNQSSSTQTVKLVAVLVDDTGRKIATNSTALKLEADSAGVCIQLFTLREPRLWSPESPRLYHVQINVLANGRPADDRTVPFGIRTFEFTTDKGFFLNGTHVDMKGVCLHHDQGSLGSAVHTRAIERQLEIMKNMGCNAIRTSHNPPAPELLDLCDRMGFLVMDEVFDEWIRNKTMYGYGRFFDAWSERDATDMILRDRNHPSIVMWSIGNEIPEQDNADAYDMAKRLADICHNNDPTRPVTSACNSPAEAERSGFSKALDVFGVNYNVPFYQTLRGKAKLIASETASAVSTRGEYNLVQEGGTLTIKNQLKNQMSSYDDTTAESTLRAIKNSPWVAGQFVWTGFDYIGEPSPFPWPSVSSYFGIVDLCGFPKDRFYLYQSQWTDKPVVHLFPHWNWPGYEGKQISVRCYSNCESVELFLNGISLGEKRAKDTKDLHLEWMVPYAPGTLRAVARNSAKTACTDEVQTTGAPAKIVLSPDRSQIRADGEDLSYVTVRIVDKEGRVCPDADNLIRFVIDGEGIIAGVGNGDPISHEAFKAHERKAFHGLCLAIVRSQHTPGAITLSAVSEGLQAAQIAVQTK, encoded by the coding sequence ATGAAAACTGCCGCGCTTGTTCTGCTTGTAGGGCTGATTGCCTCCGACTGTGTTGCTGGAGACAAACCACGGCAAGTCCAATCATGTGATTCGGACTGGCGATTTTGCGCAGGTGAAATCCCGGGCGCCGAACGGCCGGAATTCAACGATGCCGCATGGCTCAAGGTCAATGTACCCCATGACTGGAGCATTGAAGGCCTTGCTCCCTCGACAAAGAAAGTGGACGATCCTTCGGAGATCGCTGTTGTCATCGGCGAATGGAGATTCAGCAAGGGCGACGACCTCCGGTGGAAAGACACAACCTGGAACGACGCCTCATGGCAGACGGTGAAGCTCCCCTCGACGTGGGAGGAACATTCGAACTACACGGAAAACAACATGTTTGGCTGGTTTCGGCGGGAGGTAACGATCCCAACGGAATTGCAGGGGAAGGACATCATCCTCAATCTCGGTAGGATCGACGACGCAGACGAAACCTATTTCAACGGCGTGAAGGTGGGCGGTATGGGTCAATTCCCTCCCCACTACGTCACTGCATGGGATATCGGCCGGCGATACAGAGTGCCCCACGATCTGATTCACTACGGGGTGACAAACCGCATTGCGGTTCGCGTGTTCGACGGAATCCAGGGGGGAGGCATCTACAGCGACGGAACGAATGTCGTGGAGGGACAATTTGAATCGGGCTCGCCGGGTGGCAGCGGAGCGGGATATATCAATGCCGGTACGGGCTGGTACAGGAAAGAGTTCAGACTGCCCGCCAGTTTTCGGGGGAAGCGCGTTGTTGTGGAGTTCGACGGTGTGTACATGGACAGCGATGTCTGGCTGAATGGCGAGCATCTCGGTAACCGCCCATACGGCTACTCCAGCTTCCAGTACGACGTGACCCCACATTTGAAATTCGGCGAAAGGAATGTTCTGGCGGTGCGCGCGAGGGTGCAGCAGCCCTGCTCGCGCTGGTATTCGGGCGCCGGCATCTACCGGCATGTGCGCCTGGTGGCTACAGACTCCGTCCACATTGCGCAGTGGGGGACGTCTGTGACAACTCCTGAAGTCTCGAAACGCGAAGCGAGCGTTCGTGTCGAAACGAAGGTCCTCAATCAATCCTCGTCAACTCAAACGGTGAAACTGGTGGCTGTTCTGGTTGATGATACCGGACGGAAGATCGCCACCAACAGTACCGCGCTGAAGCTGGAAGCCGACAGCGCCGGCGTATGCATACAGCTCTTCACATTGCGGGAGCCGAGACTCTGGTCGCCGGAGTCTCCGCGCCTCTACCATGTCCAGATCAACGTCCTTGCGAACGGCCGGCCTGCTGATGATCGCACGGTACCGTTCGGTATCCGGACATTCGAGTTCACAACAGACAAGGGGTTCTTCCTGAACGGCACACATGTCGATATGAAAGGCGTCTGTTTGCATCATGACCAGGGAAGCCTGGGTTCTGCAGTACACACCCGGGCGATCGAACGTCAGCTCGAGATCATGAAGAACATGGGATGTAACGCCATTCGCACGAGCCATAACCCGCCGGCGCCCGAACTGCTGGATCTCTGCGATCGGATGGGTTTCCTGGTCATGGATGAGGTGTTTGACGAGTGGATACGGAACAAGACCATGTATGGGTACGGCCGGTTCTTTGATGCCTGGAGTGAGCGGGACGCGACCGACATGATCCTTCGCGACAGAAACCATCCGAGTATTGTCATGTGGAGTATCGGCAACGAAATCCCCGAGCAGGACAATGCCGATGCCTACGACATGGCGAAGCGGCTTGCGGATATTTGTCACAACAACGATCCGACCCGGCCCGTGACCTCAGCATGCAACAGTCCGGCTGAGGCGGAGAGGAGCGGTTTCTCGAAAGCGCTCGATGTGTTCGGCGTGAACTATAATGTGCCTTTCTATCAGACACTTCGCGGAAAGGCAAAGCTGATCGCCTCCGAAACGGCATCGGCGGTCAGCACCCGCGGAGAATACAATCTGGTTCAGGAAGGCGGCACACTGACGATCAAGAACCAGCTCAAGAATCAGATGTCGTCCTACGACGACACGACAGCCGAATCAACCCTCCGGGCGATCAAGAACTCTCCCTGGGTGGCGGGGCAATTCGTGTGGACGGGATTCGACTACATCGGCGAACCTTCTCCATTCCCGTGGCCTTCCGTCAGTTCATACTTCGGTATTGTCGATCTGTGCGGCTTTCCGAAGGACCGCTTCTACCTCTACCAGAGTCAATGGACGGACAAACCCGTTGTCCACCTCTTCCCGCATTGGAACTGGCCTGGGTATGAAGGCAAGCAGATCTCCGTACGGTGCTACAGCAACTGCGAGTCGGTGGAGCTGTTCCTGAATGGAATATCCTTGGGAGAGAAGAGAGCCAAAGACACGAAGGACCTTCACCTGGAATGGATGGTTCCGTACGCTCCCGGCACGTTGAGAGCCGTTGCGAGGAACAGCGCGAAGACGGCATGCACCGATGAAGTGCAAACAACGGGCGCGCCGGCGAAGATCGTTCTGTCTCCTGACCGTAGCCAGATCAGGGCGGACGGGGAGGACCTTTCGTATGTCACGGTCAGGATCGTGGACAAGGAAGGTCGTGTCTGCCCTGATGCCGACAACCTGATACGCTTCGTTATCGACGGTGAAGGGATCATCGCTGGTGTGGGCAACGGCGATCCGATCAGCCACGAGGCATTCAAAGCGCATGAGCGGAAGGCGTTCCATGGACTGTGCCTGGCAATTGTGCGGTCACAACACACGCCAGGCGCAATCACCCTTTCCGCTGTTTCCGAAGGTCTCCAGGCGGCACAGATTGCCGTCCAGACGAAGTAG